GGACCAACTAAGCAGCTTTTTGTAGTTTCAATGAGTTAAATTTCAATTTCAGATGAGGAGATGAAGTTCAGTTCACTTGAACCTTTTAAAAGCTGGAGATTCACGTTGCTTGTGTTACTGGCATGAGCTGCTTCAGCAGCTTTGGGATCATTTATCTAAGAACTGAATTTATTTCCATGCAGCAGCATGAGCAGTTTATCAAATATTACAGATGTATTTTATTAACAATGGTTTACATCTTGTGCAGGCCTTCCTTAAATGGTTAAATAACTTCTGAATATATAATTGAATGACAATGTTTTATAATTTTCTCCAGATTTTAAGGGGTCCTTGCCTTTCTGAAGAGCAATGTAACAATGCCAGTGTGTGCAAGGCAGGACTGTGATGTTCACAGGTGTTTTTCACAGGTGTTTTTCTGGGAATACCCACAGTGCTTATCCAGCAGGAGTTCTGATTGTTCAATTACTCTGTTTCAGGATATTGATTGGGTACAGACAGAGAAACATGTGTTTGAACAGGCATCCAGTAACCCATTCCTAGTTGGTTTACATTCATGCTTTCAAACAACAAGTCGGTAAGAAAgatctgaaattttttttttttttttttcccttaagaaGATTGATCATTGTGTTAAACTGCTTCCCCTAAAGCAAATGTAACCACTGCCATGACACAGACAGGAATTTTTGGAAGGAAGCATCAGCATTGTCAGGGATTCAGTGGTGCAGCAAAGTCAGTTCTAGGGAGTAGCTCAGGCAGGGGTGTGGAGAACAGTGTGATGTTCTGGGGCAGAGCTgaagggagaggaggagcagTCCTGCCttcctgagcacagccctgtggaATGGGGAACACAGAGCTTCCCAACATTtacagcagcttctgctgaGCAGGCCAGATCAGTTCTCAGCAGTTCACTGTTCCTAAAGAGCCTGAGAGCTGGGTTGTCCAGTAATAACcttttaataataatataaacCCCTACCTGCATCGTGGTATTGTTACCTAGGAGGCTTAAAAGCCTTTAGCACATATCAAAGCAGTGTGTGATTTTGAGAAAGTGCTTATTTAACTCTTAACTTAGAAATACTAATTCTTTGTCCCTGTGTGCACAATCCAAACTGGATTATTTGCTGCTTATTTTGCAATTGGAATATGAAGAAAACAGGAACTTTCATGTCCCTGCCTGAGTGTGTTACTGGGGAATTGGGATGTGGTTTgaggtattttttgttttcacaggCACCTGGTTGCTGTTACACTTTTATAATGCCTCATGCCATATATGTCATAATCAGAAAATTGTCATTCTATCCAACCTGCTTGCAGTGTAGAGTGCAAAGTCTTAAGGATAAATGACTGGAAAATCCATGAAAACTTGAGGAATAATCACCTGTTTGTTGCAATGTGTATTGTcaagttttaaaatacaaagcCATGCACTGTACCTTTTCTTCAGTCCCCAAAATTTCACCTCCCTAATGGTTAGAGCCAGAGGAAATCTTCCtagcagggagagcagagatgAAGGAGGTAAAGGAGCTGTATCATTGTTCTGAAGGTACACGGACCAAGGAGTGTTtggaagcagggagaaggaaatcAAGAATGATCTCCAGAGGTTACTGAGTGAGGATTTGACCAAAACAAACTtgtcagaaaaattaaataaacctTTAGACAACTAAGAAACTGTTGGGAAAGGCTCGTAAGTTAAACCAACATTCCCAAACACCTTCTCACCAAGCACAAAGTAGAATTGTACACATGATACAAAAATTCAAGTGGTCAGGCAGGGTGAAGTATTGAGAAGGATGGTTCTTGTAACTGCTGAAACCCAGAAAAAGGCTGAGTCAGCAGCAGGATCCTGTGCATTCCTCTTTGGCAGCTCCACTGACAGAGCTGAGGagcagaaataggaaaaaaaacccatgctCAGCATCATCAAAGCTTTCTGTATTCCTGGTGTATCTTTATGAGTCCTGcttttccagcccagctgcttcATGCAGTGAAACTCTAGTTTTTTGTTGGTAACTTCAGCCATTTGCCATGGATATAACCATAATGTCATGAATTCACAATTTGATGATAGCTGTAATATTACAAAATCATAATTATGACCTCATTTACATCGAGCAGGAAAAGCACAAAACTGATTCCAAGTGAATAAATTCATCAATATCAGATTGTGTTAAGTGGCCCAAAGAAAATGAGTTGTAATAGAACAGGTTGTGACAAGGGTACTAATGGGGGGGAAGTAGCAAAAAATGTTCTTCCTCTTGAATATAGttttaaataagtttttaaCACAAATGTGTACCTAAATGTGAGGCTAATTGATGCTGAATGTAGCTGTTCATTGTTTCAGATACTGATGAGATGCTTGTTTCATTattgtaataaaatatatacCCTGGACTTGCCCAGAATTGCCAAGGATGGCAACAAGCTGAAACCTCCATCCTGTGGAACTGGTGGTGTTTCAGTAAATCCTTATAAACCCAGCAAGGCCTGCCACTTGTGAGACATGACTTGACAAGGAACTTGAAATTGCAAGTTCTGAATGGTGATCAAACATTGGGGGTTCTAAATAGGATAGGAAAGCTGGAAGCAAAAAACCTCAGGAGTGCTGTAATAAAATACTCATGGCATTGTTATGTATTTTGTTTGCTGcttatttaatttcagtttaGCATTTATCTTCTTCTGGGGAGGCCACTCAGAGTCCTGCCAGCTGGATCTTGTCCAAGCGATTTTCCTGGTTTAAGTTTTAACACTTTTTAAGTGTTTCAAATTAAGAATCCTTTTCCAAAGAACAATAAAATCACCAGCTAGAGTGATCTGAGAGACTGGAGCATGTGTTCTTCAAATGGAATGTTTTCCAGTGTGTGGATGTGTGGAAAGGAGCTTTCAGCTCATGGAACATGAGGTGTACAAGGAAATGCTGCTCCCTGGGACAGCCCAaccttccccagcagctccgTTCCTGTCCTGAGCTCTCTCTGACCTTGGAAGCATTGCCTGGATCATATTTTCCCAAGGATGAAAGCTCTCCTGCAGGCTGTAACAGAAATCCTTCTATCTGCCCAATTCCACCTGGATCTCTGTCCCCTACTGACTTTTCCCTAGAGTGGAGCAGCCTGGTTCAAACATtctccagaggaaaaaatgagCCCAGAGCTTCCATCTGGTGCCTGTGTTGTGTACAGTGTCATACTTACTTAATTCATATAATTATATATGAATATAATTATTCATTATAATAAATTAATACAGATAAAGGTGGCAGCATTTAAATAAAGGGAAAGTTCCTACATAATATACATCAaataaatgctctttttttccctctcaggtAGCTTTGTAGCTATAAGAAATCTAGTAGTTTGAATCAAGAGTGAAACTGAAAATGGCTCAGATAGGAAGAATAGCAACAGCTTTTCTGGAGAATTTCCTTGGAGTGCATTAATTGTGTTCTGTCATTTCAGATTGTTCCTTGTCATAGAGTATGTGAATGGGGGAGACCTCATGTTCCATATGCAACGGCAGAGGAAACTTCCTGAGGAACATGCAAGGTATTTCCTGACACAGGGCACCTGTTTGCTTCTCTTCTGCTGATTTATGGACTTGGATTCTTAGGTTTAGAATGCCCTGCCTgggaagaaatgtaaattttattttttgaaggatattcatatttttagaGAGCAAGCAGTTCATCAGCAGTAGCAGTTATTCCAATTTACTCCTTTTTATTGCTTCATATTTAGGTGATGCCTCTTTGATCTGTTGATGGTACATGTAATATTCTACCTAATTTGCTCTGATGTTGAAATAATACAGTGTTGGTGGGAGAAGATTGAAAATCCAGTTTGCATGGTCCTGCACTACACAAACTTTCAATGTCACTCTGAATAAGAGGACAATAAAGATCTTCCATCTTGCTATTTggaattttcagaaaaaaaaaaatccatggaataaagaataaatattttcctaattagtagaatgaaaaaaaaaaaccaccctatctcatttttattttgggagTGGTCTTATAAGAGGTCAGTGTCCTTATCAGTAAATGTAGCTTGGGTTTTTTATGCTATTGATACATAAAGGTGGGCTGTAAAATGATGTTTTAAGAACAGATATTTAAATTGCTTCAACTTTCGTACCACCTTAATGCTAATATGAACTTTCTCCTTCTTAATTTCAGGTTTTATGCTGCTGAAATTTGTATTGCTCTAAACTTCCTACATGAAAGAGGCATCATCTACAGAGATTTAAAACTGGACAATGTTCTCTTAGATGCAGAGGGTCATATCAAATTAACAGATTATGGCATGTGCAAGGTAGGATTTTCCTGACCTTCCTTCTGTCACTCCTAGAGAACACTAAGAAAATTCATCTTTATATTAACACTGGTGTTACTGAGCCCAGAATTTGGTTGTGGAATTGGAAGTTTATTCTGAAAAAACTCAACTGTTGACTAGAACCACATTTGGAACTGAATtgtaatagaatttttttttccctgacatcTATTTGAAAAGGACTTCCAAATTGtttaactgatttttaaatgtatctGTAATTAATAAGCAAAATATTGTTACATACATGATGTAACTCATTTCTAATGAACTTTACTGAAGAGAAGCTGTGGAGTCCTAAGCCATGTTGAGCACTATGAGTATTTATTTTGTGAAAGGAAGCTCTTTAAACTCCCTGAGTAACTTGGGGTTTTAAGTCTAATTAAAGGAAATACCCAGAAAAGGAGGTTAGGTTTTAATTTATGAAATGATTTCTGCATGTAGGAAGGTTTGGGCCCAGGTGACACTACAAGCACTTTCTGTGGGACACCAAATTACATTGCACCAGAGATCCTCAGAGGAGAAGAATATGGTAAGTCATGACTAAACAATTATTCTTACAATAAATATAGCTATAGCTTGGttcaaatacaaataattttttgacTTACACATTTCTATGTTCATATATAATAAAACTTGAGTACTTGTTTAGAGTTTAAtctttttcctgaaagaaagggtttttttctcttctaatcacttatttcagcttcttttaaaTCATACTTggcctgaaaaatatttattaaatgatACTGTAGGAAAACACTTAAACTGCAGCTTTGCTGCCTGCAGACACCTCTGAGTTCCTCTACATTTGTCACCCCAGTTGAGAAAACTCAGACTCACCCAGTGCTGGTGTAAATCATGTCAGGGATTTCAGTATGTCCTGaggtgactttatgatgctcaTCTCCCCATTTGCCTGTTTAGCCCAGAAATTTAATGGGCATTTTATGTCTGTTTAGCccaaaaatcagtttttttccacttttctccagggaaatattttcctgaccTGGTTGAGGGAGGGGTcgcttgaatctgctttctagaggaACCCCTTCAGAGGTTCTCTCCCAAttttgccctaaaccaggacaccAAAAATGCCCTAAAAGCAGGCTATCAATCTTTATTTGTGTGTGAGAGAAGACCAAATCCCAAGAGTGCTGCCTGAGAAAGCTCTTTGCCCCTTGCAGGGTTCAGTGTGGACTGGTGGGCACTGGGGGTGCTGATGTTCGAGATGATGGCGGGGAGGTCCCCGTTCGACATCATCACTGACAATCCAGACATGAACACTGAAGATTACCTCTTCCAAGGTACAGCCTTTGGgctttgggtggttttggggggataCAATCCAAACAAATGAGCAGTTTGCATAGCAGAGCTGGGTTTCCTTTCCCAGTGTTACCCCACAATGCTGCCAACTCCATACCAGGCAAAACTTCCCTAAAGCAGTTCCTGCAGTTCTGTAACAGAATCTGTCATGTTCTTCTTCAAGGGCCTGATATAAAAtcaatttttgtttaaaatcacACTTTTCCATATACTGAGGActgaaagatttattttctgtttacaaCAAATAATGAAAGGTGATGAAGATAACATGTCCCTGAGGAAATCTTGCCATATCAATAGGACAATGCCTTGAGTTCCTATAGCTCCTTTTGtttgcattatttaaaaaaaaatactttatcttCCGTTTTCTAACTGGTACCATACTGAAATAAGTGTTTGCATTGAATTCATGGTCAATGtcacaaaccaaaacccaatATTGCTGTTTTTAAACCTGTCACAGTAATTCTGGAGAAGCCAATCCGGATTCCAAGGTTTCTTTCTGTCAAGGCTTCCCATGTgttaaaaggatttttaaacAAGGTAAGTAACATTCTCTTATTTTTAGCAACTGAAAGCTGGAAGTCAGAGCTTCCTGTGAAAGTGATGCAGTTAAGAAGTTAATCTGCTTGCTATTAAGAAAATCTATGAAACCTTAGTATCCTCTATGTTAAAAATCCCACTTAGAGTCAAAATTACTGAGGGAATACCACAGCATAGGCATTTGATGTTCAACTAGGtgaaggcttttaaaaaataactgtaGCTTTGTTTATAAACTCTTTTCTGTAATACTTACAACTCATTTAATTAAGCTGATTGAAATCTGAAGAACCGTTATCATgaatggaaaaaagaaggatattaattattttaagacGTTGtagaagataatttaaaaattaagtttcaaacagattttacttacaaaaaaaaaacaaattaagcaTCCCTTGCTAGCCATTGTGTGTTTATCCCAGCAGAGTTTGCACAGTCATGGAAATGTTGGAGTCATCTCTGTGGGCTTTTGGCAAACGTGGGCTGTAAGTGGCTTGGAGTGTGTAATTCCAGTGTCTGTGTTTTCCACAGGATCCCAAAGAAAGGCTTGGCTGTCAGCCCCAGACAGGATTTGCTGATATCAAGTCTCACACGTTTTTCCGCAGCATAGACTGGGATCTGGTAAAAATCACTCCTTGTGTTTCTGGTTGTTCAAAAGTAGCAATTCATGAATTTATTAGTTGTGTGCTTATGAACAATCCTGCTGCAAACAAGGAAAATGAATTCTGGAAATGTTATAGTGGTCCTAATACATCAAAACCCAGCTGAATTTACCAATTCTGTGACTCCTAAAATCAGTAGGACGATTCAGGTCGGTGTCAGGGTTTAGTGACCTGAGGAGGAGTGAGCAGGATCAGTCCCTTTTGTCAGGGATGTGGCAGGAGAGCAGTGGGGTTATTTATAAAGGGAATCTGATTACAGTTTGCATATTTTCTTTAGTAATGCTGAGGTTGAGGGAGGGTTTTGGTTCATGTTGAAGAACTTGGATTTCAGTGAGTTTTCAAGCAAATATTGTATcaaatttgggtttttaaatCTTCTGCTACTTGGTAATTGTGTTACCTTATGTCTTCAGTGCAGAACCATCCCGGAAATGCCATTATAACAGTTATTGACACTGTTTTTAAATCTCCTGCTACTTGGTAATTGTGTTACCTTCTGTTTCCAGTGCAGAAACCATCCCAGAAATGCCATAATAACATTTATTGACATTTCAGCAGTAAAGCTGTAAAGTCTGGAGCACTTCCCTGTCagcattacatttttaataggTAGTTAAGAATTGAAAAGTGTGTCTGTAGTATTTCCATAGTCTGGGAAGGCTGCAGGGAGTGTAGGAAGAGGTGGCACTAACATGAAAGAGTTCAGATGAGAGAAAGCTACAcagtttcatttttcctttgaagctgctgctctgaattTCATTGTACCATTCTTCAGAGAGCACAGTGCAGAAGGAATTGGTGCTTTAAAAGACCTGGTGTTTACAAAATTATCCTAGTAATGAGGGCTGTCTTTAATTTTATCAGATATCCCTTGCTTGGAGTTCTCCCTTCAGCCTTAGTGGGGtttcttttggtttgttgttggttttggggtttgtttttttgctaTCTTGTGGTGCCCCAATGCAGCTCACTCATATCCTGCAGTTTCTGCTTTGCAGTTTTttgagagagagggaaaaagacaAGTGTTGGATTTGTATTTTGTTTATCTGTAGAAAAAACTCTTCATCAAAATTGGTACTTCTTGGTCAACATTTATGCTGATTGAATTTTTACGTTTTCTAACATATTTTTATGGCTGAAAGCTTTAATATTaaatccctatttttttttaaaggggagACTTAGGTGATGTGTTTTGTGACATGATTAGGCCAGTGCTGCTCAGAAGGATCAACGTCAGATAAATGTGAAGTTAAATTTCTAATAAGTTTTGGCAAATGTActcaggaaaaaatgagaaaatacttGGAAAGCTTTTTTAGTTAATAGAATCTCCTCCTCACTGCCtgcatttcaaagaaaacatttggacTTAAAAGCTTTTCTAAATCTTTTCAAGTTGTAACCTAAGGAAACGAGTCTAACAGCAACTTAAAACTTGTTCTGTGTAAAGCTTGAgctaaatggaaaaataaatatagggAAAGTGAGCATATAGCCCAGGAACATTTTTCCTGGTGTTAGTCATCCAAAGTGTGGCACAGGCCAAAACACTTGAGATTGCTCACTCTGCTGTAGGATGGCTCAGCAGCATCCAGGGCAGTTCTTTTTTGGATTGTTTTGGGATATTCAGTTTATTCTCATCTCAGTGCCTGTTTTATGGTGTTTAACCATTATATGCTGGAGTAAGAACTACAAAGCCAAAGCTACTGTTTGCAGTGAGGGATGTTCTAGAGCTGCACCACATgtttttttcactcattttcTCAAGTTAAAGGCTGCAAGTTCTCTCTCTGGCTGATTTAAGAGGGCTTTTATGATGTACTGAGTGTAACAAAGGAAGAAGACTGATGTTTAACCCCTTGTGGAATAATGCCTGGCTATTGGATGTGAGTGTGAGGCAGCAACTCACAGGGATAGTCCTGCCACCttgcttcagtttttaaatattcattttgctGATTCCTTCATGTTGCCATTCTTGTTTGGGAGGAGCTGATTATTTCTTCCCCACAACTTTGATTTCATGGTGCTTTCCCAGACCTGATCATTGATGGGATGTTGATATGTTAATGCACCACCCTGTGATAGTTTCACAATTTCCTCCTATCTCCATCTGTACTTCCTGTGCTCTTCCCTGAAACCTGAAATCCaagatttttctgtgatttattCCCCATTTTGTTTACTCTGTACCAAGCATCATGAGAGATCCTGGCCTTAAAATCAGCTTTTTATCTGATATTGGTAATACAAGTGATCATTTTGATTAGTGGTAACAACTACTCACTCTCCTCACAGTTACCTGTCCTAAATTAGATTTTGGAGATCTGTAGCCTAGACAGTTTATTAACTGAATATAAATGTCAGAATTAGAATGTTGGTGTCTGTGCTACTATGAATTGGACTGTGTGACAGATTGCacaaaatgaggaagaaaaataggTCAATTTCTCAGGaacaaaagtaaatattttgtgttaACTGCTGTATTGCAGCAATGTGGGAATTTATCAATCCTGAGTCTAATCTACCAATTtagaaaaaacctaaaaagctgaattatttgtggatttttattttaaaatgcagagcaATAACTGTATTGATTGGCTTGTAGGGTGTAGTACTTGGTATTTTGATGTTCCTTCCCAATAGCATTTACAGCAGTTGGATTTGTGTTTCCTGAGGGATGCTGTGACTCCTGCACActgtaattttttcctttccccacaTTTTGGGTAGCTGGAGAAGAAGCAGATGACGCCCCCGTTCCAGCCGCAGATCACGGACGATTATGGCTTGGACAACTTCGACACGCAGTTCACCAGCGAGCCCGTGCAGCTCACCCCAGATGATGAGTatgtgctgctctgccccagtCCAGCTGCACAGCTAGGAATTCATTCATAGATTATCTCAAAATCACTAAGAGACTCTGTGTGTTGGtgtggttatttttttcttttcacaaacGGGACAGGACTGCTGGGCTTTGAGCTTTTACTGCAGCATCAGCCTCATTACGTGGCTGAGACAATAGCAAGATGGCAAAAGCTCACGTACAGCCAGCAGCATCCAAAGATTTCTTtgacagaattcacagaatccccaggttggaagagactgtaaagatcattgagtccaacccagccccaacagctcaactcaaccctggcacccagtgccacatccaggctttgttaaacacacccagggatggtgactccaccacctccctgggcagccattccagaactttatcaccctttctgtgaaaagctttttcctaatatccaacctatatttcccttggtgcagcttgagactTTGTTACAGAGCATCTTAAAAACCTTTTAGCCAATAGCTTATTGCTAAAGCTTACAGATGTTTGTTTTAGCCAATTACACATACACCTGTTTCACACGTTCACTTGTCTTTCTATTAACAATAAACAATAGaccattattaagcttaaaaCCTTTTACTATCTTGCTTCTCAAAATCTTACCATTTCCCACAACTGTGTACTTGCCATTAGAACTTAGTCACGTTAcagtaaatttaaaattctcTGTCTTGCATAAGTTATTATATGATAGAAGATTGCCCTGTGTTCTGGTAAACTAAACACTTCTCtcatttgtttttcagagatATAATAAAGCGAATAGATCAGTCAGAATTTGAAGGATTTGAATATATTAATCCATTGTTGCTGTCAGCAGAAGAAACAGTATGAAGGAATGACCTCGTTGGGGACAGTGTGAATGACATTAATTTATCCTTAACTACAGTATATGCATGCGAGGCTGGGGACTGGTCACTCTGGATGGAGACCAATGATCTAAAAACAAATTTGCTGCTGAAAATCAAAGAAGAGAATTATGGTTTTGGTGGGTGTCCTCTGCCACTTAGTGATTCTTAAGTTCTGGGCACTGACACAACTGGCTTCATTAATGAAGGAATTTGCATTTTGTGCCTGTTTCATGAAGGATTGAAACGTTCATTGCATCCCTGCAAAAGGAGATCATGAGAAACTTTGAGATCCACACACTTTCTACAAACATTTGATGCAATGAGCTCCCAGTTGAAGAGTATTACAGTGTAACATCctgaagaataaaatatattacagtGGTGTTGAAGCTTATTTTTGATGCCTTTTTTCACAAGTGGTACCTGTCTAAACATCTCAGATATATTTAAAAGGAGTTGTGTTTTATTAGCAATCAAAACATAAATTTGGGTACAAGATTTAAGTGCCTAAATGGATAAACTGCATTGAAGGATTACTGTGTATTTGGGACATTCTTACACCTGGTAAGTTCTGCTTGttaatattaagaaaaattccATCTGAAACATACAGTTCACAGCTGCAGCCTGATGTTTAGTTGCATTTTTACAGAATTTGGAATGCAGAGGGACTCAGTGAGATTAATTCCAGATTAGAATTTACGGTATCAATTACAGAATCTGTTGTCTTAAACTCCAAATTTACCAAAATGTAGAGATTGAAGAAAACTAAATTTGCACACAAAGAATTTCTGAACATACTTAAGCAGTGCCTACACCTACAATGATATTATGTTGTATATTAGatttttgaaaagtatttttatcaACAATACAAATATTCAGATGTAGAGCAAAAGCATAGTAAAGCATAGCCTTAAAGTAGTAAATCTCTAGAATAACCATAAGATAAAATCCACTTTCCTGATAAAGCACACCTCCTGCTTATGATAAACTGTCTGCTTACAGTTGCTCAGTGTGCATTAATAACTAATCATTCTGCAGCAGAGAATGGGATCTTTCAGCGAAATGATTTGCATCGAAGTAGTACAATTCTTTTAATGgcagaaaacacaaataccTAAGAAATTGGAAGAAGCAAAAGACAACTGTGGAATCCCTTCTGGTGGGAGCTGGGGGGTGCCAGGGGAGGACTCAGGAGTTGCAGGGGCTCAGCCCTGGGCCGGCAGTGAGGCTCTGCTGCCTCGGGCTGggctccagggctgctgtgggaagggaagaCAAACCCTGTGCTGGCATCTCGCCTGATTGGGTGTAAAACACGGGAGAAATTGTGACACTTTCACTTTCTTTACATTAACCTATGGTTTTCTCAGGGTACAGCATTGCATTAGGTGCTGAACATGACATCTTTGGGATTCACATCCAAGTCATGAGGTGCTAGGACCAGACTGCCAAAACATTGTTTGAAATAGTCAATTAATCATTGATTAACAATCTAGGTTTTGTATCCCCTCCTTAGCCACAATTATGCAGACCTGTGGTTGTTTAGTTCTATGAATCCCATTCAGGTTTCAGTTGTGGGTTTCTCTGTTGGACTGTAGCTTTTCATATTCagcaaaatgtgttttaatcAACACTAAATAATTTAACTAGTAAAAAGTACTTGCCTCAAATGCCTGGACTTTAGATACTTTATTATCTACTAAAGGCAACATTACCTTTTAAATGTAATCTGACATTTTGTTTAATtgttcctttttcccctttcccctcttATTTCCCCTAAATAATTTCCTGTTCAGTGTTTTCAATTCCCCTGGTACTAAAGCTAATCAGTAGTGATCAGAGTGACTGCAGGCAGCTCATGAGTGGAACTGTGACAGGTTAAGCTGTCCTTTGACATGCCAGGGCATGGAACTTTAAACTGGAAATATTAGAAAtgtgggttggggttttttttaaccttttttccAGGTTTCAGAACATtttgggagggagggaaggaagaataGAAAGACACATTTTGCTAATCAAACATTGTAAAgactttgatttttatttaagaatttACAGGCATTTACAATGTTGCTGTGTTGCCAAATAGTTTGCTGGGTACGAGTTTGGTTGCTCATGTGCAAGTGTTTGAATAATGTTCTGTTCACAATGAAGGGGAAATTTTTTATATAAAGTACttgttttataaataaaagaaaatgaaggatGTAATTAAATGTgtggtttggaaaaaaaatcctaatatatTACAAATGGATCTGGTAATGATATATAGTTGTCTTATTTGAAATAGTAAATGAAAATTCTAGCTAATTTAATGATTGTAAAACAGTAAATATGTTCTTGTAGTTTTGTATAATTAATTAGTTGGGATCTTTGCTGACCAGTTTTAATTGTGCAGAAGATGGTATACTAATCCATAACAGCTGAGATCATTTATATTCTTGCACATCTATTAAAGACTTTAATGAAAAAGTTAATAAGACTGTTATTATTTCTCAGTGAACTGGGCTGTGTCCAACCTCTGAAACAGACCCCACTGTAAATTAGATCTCTAGGAGCCTCCCTGTATTTCTGTACTGTACTCTGTGTTTATTCTCTGTCTggatcccagctcagctgcaggtTTTGAGGCCCAGGGAAATAAACCAGA
This genomic stretch from Taeniopygia guttata chromosome 21, bTaeGut7.mat, whole genome shotgun sequence harbors:
- the PRKCZ gene encoding protein kinase C zeta type isoform X1; amino-acid sequence: MPSRMGSKIDLNKDFIRVKTHYSGDILITNLDASMSYAELCDEVHEMCNLQQEQPITLKWIDDEGDPCTISSQMELEEAFRLYCQNRGEGLIIHVFPSTPEKPGMPCPGEDQSIYRRGARRWRKLYRVNGHLFQAKRFNRRAYCGQCSERIWGLARQGYKCINCKLLVHKRCHILVPLTCKRHMDSVMPSQEPRLDDKNDEADLPSEDTDGIPYIPSNRKHDTIKDDSEDLKPVIDGMDGIKISQGLGLQDFDLIRVIGRGSYAKVLLVRLKKNDQIYAMKVVKKELVHDDEDIDWVQTEKHVFEQASSNPFLVGLHSCFQTTSRLFLVIEYVNGGDLMFHMQRQRKLPEEHARFYAAEICIALNFLHERGIIYRDLKLDNVLLDAEGHIKLTDYGMCKEGLGPGDTTSTFCGTPNYIAPEILRGEEYGFSVDWWALGVLMFEMMAGRSPFDIITDNPDMNTEDYLFQVILEKPIRIPRFLSVKASHVLKGFLNKDPKERLGCQPQTGFADIKSHTFFRSIDWDLLEKKQMTPPFQPQITDDYGLDNFDTQFTSEPVQLTPDDEDIIKRIDQSEFEGFEYINPLLLSAEETV
- the PRKCZ gene encoding protein kinase C zeta type isoform X2; its protein translation is MKEMYPKNPDESIYRRGARRWRKLYRVNGHLFQAKRFNRRAYCGQCSERIWGLARQGYKCINCKLLVHKRCHILVPLTCKRHMDSVMPSQEPRLDDKNDEADLPSEDTDGIPYIPSNRKHDTIKDDSEDLKPVIDGMDGIKISQGLGLQDFDLIRVIGRGSYAKVLLVRLKKNDQIYAMKVVKKELVHDDEDIDWVQTEKHVFEQASSNPFLVGLHSCFQTTSRLFLVIEYVNGGDLMFHMQRQRKLPEEHARFYAAEICIALNFLHERGIIYRDLKLDNVLLDAEGHIKLTDYGMCKEGLGPGDTTSTFCGTPNYIAPEILRGEEYGFSVDWWALGVLMFEMMAGRSPFDIITDNPDMNTEDYLFQVILEKPIRIPRFLSVKASHVLKGFLNKDPKERLGCQPQTGFADIKSHTFFRSIDWDLLEKKQMTPPFQPQITDDYGLDNFDTQFTSEPVQLTPDDEDIIKRIDQSEFEGFEYINPLLLSAEETV
- the PRKCZ gene encoding protein kinase C zeta type isoform X3; its protein translation is MDSVMPSQEPRLDDKNDEADLPSEDTDGIPYIPSNRKHDTIKDDSEDLKPVIDGMDGIKISQGLGLQDFDLIRVIGRGSYAKVLLVRLKKNDQIYAMKVVKKELVHDDEDIDWVQTEKHVFEQASSNPFLVGLHSCFQTTSRLFLVIEYVNGGDLMFHMQRQRKLPEEHARFYAAEICIALNFLHERGIIYRDLKLDNVLLDAEGHIKLTDYGMCKEGLGPGDTTSTFCGTPNYIAPEILRGEEYGFSVDWWALGVLMFEMMAGRSPFDIITDNPDMNTEDYLFQVILEKPIRIPRFLSVKASHVLKGFLNKDPKERLGCQPQTGFADIKSHTFFRSIDWDLLEKKQMTPPFQPQITDDYGLDNFDTQFTSEPVQLTPDDEDIIKRIDQSEFEGFEYINPLLLSAEETV